The Candidatus Polarisedimenticolia bacterium genome includes the window AAGTCTCCTCCGTCGGCCCGCCCGCTCCCGTGCAGGTGATCGAAGCCCGCGATGACCTCGAGCTTCGGGTCGGGATGGAGCGCCAGGTGGCTGTCGAGGTAGACGTCGAGCGTCGGAATCGACTCGCGGAAGCCGTGCGCGTTCGGAGACGCAAGGCTGACGTCCGTCAGGAAGCCGCGCAGCACGTCCTGTCGCGATCGACTGATCGTCAGGGAGTTCGACCAGGATCCGGAATCGAGCTTCCTCTCGTAGCCGCCGTTGAGCGTGTGCCGGTTCTCGTCGATGTGCGCCCCCGTCATGTTGTGGTTCGCGTCCACCGGCACGAGGGTCGTCAGGCTCGTCCCGACGCGCGGATGGGGGCTCGCCGGATCCTGTCTCAGGAACAGGCTGTCGACGCCGAAGCGCAGGACACCGTGCTCCATCTGTCGGCTGTTCTGCCAGCGGACGTGGCCCCGCTCGAAGTCCGTCCGGTCGTCGCTAAATCCCTGGTGCGAGGCGTCCGCTGCGATGGACGACTTGACATCGCCCCAGGACGGCAGGGGAGACGACCAGGCGATCGAGCCGCTGTCGTACGAGCCGCCCGCCGTTCTCAGCATGGTCCCGCCGGATCCCGGCTCGCCGTGAACGACGTTGATCACGCCGACGAACGAGGTCGCGCCGTAGGACACGGGAGCGGCGCCGCGCAGGATTTCGATCCGCTCCACGTCGGTGAGGTCCAGCGTGACCAGGGACGGGTTGAAGGCGCCGCCCCACGGGGCCCCGTCGACCGCCAGCAGGAACGCATCGAATTCCCTGAGACCCCAGAATTCCGGGACCGAGCCGGCGGGTCCCCCGTCGCCGCCCGGCGCGATATCGATGCCCGCGGCGACGAGGAGGGCGCTTCGCAGGTCGAAGGCGCCGCGACGCAGGAGTTCGTCGCGCGTGATGACGGTGACCGAAGCCGGCGTGGTCTCCACGGGCTCCGGCGCGTGGGTGGTGATGACCTGCACGTGCTCGACCAGGGGGGTAGCCGGCGCCACCACGGGCTGATCGGCGGCCAGTGCGCCGGCCTCACACATGACCCCTGCGATCATGACGAGTAC containing:
- a CDS encoding TonB-dependent receptor — protein: MCEAGALAADQPVVAPATPLVEHVQVITTHAPEPVETTPASVTVITRDELLRRGAFDLRSALLVAAGIDIAPGGDGGPAGSVPEFWGLREFDAFLLAVDGAPWGGAFNPSLVTLDLTDVERIEILRGAAPVSYGATSFVGVINVVHGEPGSGGTMLRTAGGSYDSGSIAWSSPLPSWGDVKSSIAADASHQGFSDDRTDFERGHVRWQNSRQMEHGVLRFGVDSLFLRQDPASPHPRVGTSLTTLVPVDANHNMTGAHIDENRHTLNGGYERKLDSGSWSNSLTISRSRQDVLRGFLTDVSLASPNAHGFRESIPTLDVYLDSHLALHPDPKLEVIAGFDHLHGSGRADGGDFDYFVDLDGNAPPSGSSLSNEAAVKIRDRREFSGLYGEVVWTPAERWRFEVGARLNRTAESRTTDSLDLLSSTRVKSEDRRNVLRGGGFAGLTWTAWRSGPNALHLYTNYRNTYKPAVIDFGLDADPEILAPETAVSFEGGMRSGLLGGRLAIELSAFQMNFENLVLSQVVGGVPALVNGGTERFRGIELTTVVRPHPVLEWRLVSSLHDARFRDFVTEFGGVPTQLAGKRLEMSARYMAATEFIVGRAEGWRGSVRSNWVGSRFLNKRNTALAPDYVTWSAGIGYLFGNVELRLDGTNLNDQRPPVAESELGDAQYYLMPARRLEASARWLLGGNPR